TATACCGAAGAGCGACTTCCTGATAAACACACTTAAATATTTTACGAACGAAAAAGTCGGTCTGGTTCAAACACGCTGGGAACATTTAAACGAAGATTATTCCATTCTGACAAGAATCCAGGCACTTGCTCTTGACGGTCATTTTGTAATTGAGCAGACAGTTCGTAACAAAGCCGGTTTCTTCATTACGTTTAACGGAACGGGCGGCGTATGGAGAAAAGAATGTATTGAAGATGCTGGGAACTGGAAGGCCGATACTTTAACAGAGGACCTCGACCTCAGCTACCGCGCACAATTAAAAGGCTGGAAGTTTGTTTACCTGAGAGATTTTACTACACCGGCGGAGCTTCCGCTCGAGATGAATGCTCTAAAAGCTCAACAGTTCAGGTGGACAAAGGGTTATATAGAAACGGCAAAGAAAATTATTCCGCTTGTATGGAGATCGGATATCCCTCTCAAACTGAAACTTCATTCTACTTTTCATCTTACAAATAACATTGTATTCCCTTTCATACTTCTCGTTGCAATACTTAATGTTCCCCTTATTTTCATAAAGAACGCCGGACCATACTGGAGTTTCTTCAACTTCATGGCAATTTTCATTATTGCTTTTATCGGTTCATTTCTGTTTTATACATACTCGCAGAAAGATGTATATCCGGACTGGCGTAAAAAGATAGCTCTCTTTCCCCTCTTCATGGCAGGGACAATGGGCCTTGCGATAAATAATACCAGAGCTGTGATTGAAGGGCTTCTGAGCCGAAAGAGTGAATTTGTAAGGACTCCGAAATATAAAGTGGTGGATAAGAAGGATGACGCGGCAAAAAATAAATATCTGAAAGGGACCAAGGTGCAGGTATCTACATATGTTGAACTTCTGATGGCATTATACTGCCTGATTGGAGTATCTGCATCAATTTATTTTCTTGAGTTTGCATCTCTTCCGTTTCAGTTGATGTTCTTCTTCGGATTTGCAAGCGTTTCAGTTTTATCATTAAGACAGGCTTTCTTAAAAAAACAAGCAGGTTAAGTGGATACTTCTGAAAAAGATCTTTCTGCCGGAAAAATTAAATTAATTTACGAGTTCAATAACAGCTCTCCTCTATTTGCAAGAGTTGCGGCAGAGATTTCTGAGCAGGGAAACATTCTCGAAGCAATTTCAATTCTTGAAAAAGGAATAAGCAGTTACCCCGACTATGCCTCAGCATATTTTATCCTGGCCCTTTCAAAGGCGTATTCCGGGAATCAGAAGGAAGCAATTGCCGCGGCCCGTAAGGGTGCCGGTATTATCGGCTCGAATGAAGTGCTCGATCACTATCTTACAAAAATTGAGAAAATAATTCAGGAGAGGAATTCGATTACCCGCACGAAACCGGCCGATTTTGATGAGCCTGTTACAAATACTGAATCAGACGAACCGAAATTTGAAGACCAGCTTGAAATACTTGCAAAGAAGCTGACCGGCGCAAAAATAAATTATAATCCGGAAGACGATTCATCTCCCAAAATTAATCTGGAAGAGTACCAGGGAGAGAAAATTGCGTCGGATACGCTTGCAGAGATTTATCTTTCCCAGAAAAAATATCATGAAGCCCTCTCTGTCTATAAAGAACTTGTTAGGAAGAATCCCGAAAGAACGGACGACTACATTCTGAAGATCGCAGAGATTCAGAACAAGATTGATGAAGATTCCGGAATTATTCTTCTCTGACATCGATGAATTGGCAAGCCAACAAAAAACTGCCTCTCAAATTTTATCAACGGGAACTTCACAAAGTTGCGAAAGAACTTCTTGGAAAATTCTTAGTGAGAAAGACAGGTAAAAATATTTTAGCCGGTAGAATTGTTGAATTAGAGGCTTACGATGGATCAACAGACCGGGCATCACATTCATATAACGGTATTACGAAAAGAAATCAGGTAATGTTCGAGGGTGGGGGCAAACTTTATGTTTACTTCACATACGGAATGCACTTCTGCGCTAATGTTGTTACGGGCGGATTAAATGAAGGCAAAGCAATTCTTATCCGCGCTGTTGAACCGGTTGAAGGGATTGAGATCATGAAGTTTAACCGGTACGGGAAAAAAGAAATTACGAGCGAGGAAATTCAGAACCTCTGCAACGGTCCTGGAAAAGTCTGCAGGGCTTTCGGCATTAACCGCGAGCATAACGGAATGGACCTGACGGGAGAAGAAATATTTATTACCGGTTCGGGCAGATTAAAAGAGGAATTGATCAAAACATCCGAAAGAATCGGTATTAAAAAATCTGTAGATTTGCCGTGGCGATATTACATTAGCGATAATCAGTTTGTTTCAAAAACTTCAGCCGGAAAAAGGAGGATATGAAATCACCCGAGAAGATTCTGATTGTCCGCACCGACCGTATCGGCGATGTAGTGCTTACGCTTCCTCTGGCCGGGATATTGAAAAAGTATTTTCCCGGTTCAAAAATATCCTTCCTCGTAAGAAGTTATACAAAACCGCTTGTTGAAAACAATCCCTGTATTGATGAAGTAATTACACTGAATCAGAATGATGGAAAAGCTGAAATTCTCAGTAACGTAAAAAAGCTGAGGAGCCGCTTCGACCTGGCAGTAATAGCATACCCGACTTTTAGAATTGCGCTGATACTTTTTCTTGCAGGAATAAAAACCCGGATCGGGTCGGGCTACAGATGGTATTCCTTCCTCTTCAATAGGAAAGTTTACGAGCACAGAAAGAAGTCGGATCGTCACGAGCTTGAATATAATATTAGAATGCTAAGAACAATCGGTATAGATGAGGGAGTTGATCCCGGAAGTGTACAATTTAATTTACAAACGGAATTAAAAAGTAGACAGATTGTTGACAGTCTACTCCATTCACGCAAGATCGATCCCTCAAAAAAAATCGTTATTATTCATCCGGGAAGCGGAGGAAGCTCTGTAGACCTCCCGTTTGAGAGGATGAAAAAGCTTATTTCCTTAATGGCACGCGAATTGGATGTTGAGATACTGATCACAGGAAGCAGCGGAGAGAAGGAACTTTGCGAATCGCTTGTTGTAAATCGGAAAACGAAAAACTTTGCCGGGCTGTTTCAACTCCCGGAAATGATTGTACTTATTGAAAGAGCGGATATTATGATTGCAAATTCTACAGGACCTATTCACATAGCTGCGGCGCTGGGAAAAAAGGTAATAGGATTTTATCCTAAAATTGATTCCTGCTCAGATACCCGGTGGGGTCCTTATACACTCAAGAAAAAAATATTTACGCCGGCAATTGACTGCCGGAATTGTACGCGTGAACATTGTGAGAAATTAAACTGCATGAGTTCTATCAATATTGAAGAAGTATTCGATTCGGTTAAATTATTTCTGACTAAGAATTGAACAGGGATTAAAAAATGAAGATGAGAAATATATTTTATAGTCTGACGGTTCTGCTGATCGTAACAGCTTCAGTTAAAGATTCAATTGCGCAGAAGTCCGAATTCAGGGTAATAGAAAATAAAGCTTTCAAAGTAGGCGAAGTCCTTACATTCGACGTTAAATACGGATTTGTTACGGCAGGAGTAGCGGAGTTCTCGATTCCCAAAATAACAAAGCTTGCAGGCCGGGAGACTTACAACGTTGTATTCAAAGTAAATTCGGTACCGGCGTTCGATCCGTTTTATAAAGTGCGGGACCGCTACGAAACATATTTAGATGTAGAGGGAATTTTCCCCTGGCGGTTTGAACAGCATATAAGGGAAGGCGGATATTCAAGAGATTTTTCTGCATTCTTCGATCAGCGCAAAGGGAAAGCAAAAACTTCCGAAGGACAGTATGACATTCCCCGCTACGTGAATGATATCGTATCGGCATTTTATCTTGCACGTACATTCGACTATTCCGAAATGAAGTCAGGTGAAAAAATCCACCTGCAGAATTTCTACAAGGATAAAGTCTATCCGCTTGAAGTTGTTTATCACGGCAAGGAAAGAATCACGGTAGAGGCAGGAACATTCGACTGTATAATTCTCGAGCCGCTCGCCAAGGAAGGCGGACTGTTCAAAAGCGAGGGAACGATGCTTTTATGGGTAACTGACGACAATATTAAAATGCCTGTGAAAGTTAAGACGAAAGTGATAATCGGGTCTATAGACGCGGAGCTTACTGCTTATAAAGGTCTCGCAGGTGATTTGAAAGCAAAAAAATTGAAATAAAAACCTGTTGTATAAGTTCACATTCTTCAATTCAGTATACAACAGGTTATCCAACCAAGTTTTAGTGCAGAATTCCTTGAAAAGTTATTTTATTGATTCAGAGAATTCAATTAACTCTCTAGCCATTAAGTATATTGTAAATAAAAATCCTACTATATTAGTCAATAACTCTCGCTGTTTTGACTCACCTTTTTTCTGAGCTTTCACTATTTGTAATATGTTCAAAATAATTCTAATTATTAAAACAGAAAAAAACAATAGACTAATTAGGTTGAGAATTATTTCCATATTCATAACATTATCTTTTTAAACCCAATCCATACAATCAACAAATTCAAACAACATCCATGCTGCCGCTAATCCTCCGACCGCACTTCTAGCTAATCAGCCAACTAATTTTATTACTACACTAACACTCAGAGTTTTTTCTTCCAATGCTACAATACTCATGCAAGGAATAAATATTCAAAAAAGGAGTACGTGGAAAATAATAATGCAATAACAATAAGATATTTATAAAAATTTAGTTTTGTAATCTTATTCAATTTCATTAATAATTTACTTTCATATACGCCACCACCCAAGACAATTACTATTACACCCATTCCAAAGGCTCGAACGAAATATTGAATCCATTCAATCTTAAAAAAGCCATCAGCATAGTACTTAACAATTATTAGCAAACTTGAACAGGCGAAATATAACAATGTCCCGACTATAGGATAGAAATCCCAATTACTTACAATTTTCGACATTTCGCCTTTCGAGATTAAAATCATTTGCACTGTTCTTACAACTAGCACAAGGAAAGTAGCTACAATAATAAACACATATATACTTATAACTATTTTCATACAACCTCCCAAATATTAGTCATACATACAATAAATAAAATCAGCAATTGCTACTGCGGCACCAATAAATGTTAAATGCTTTGCTAAAACTTTACCTGCTAATTTTATAACACCCACAACACTAAGTGTAGCCGCTCCACCAGCATAGAGAATATCAACAAATGCTGCAACCCCGGAGGCTTCCGCCATACATTCAACCCATTTTGGTCTTAATAAAACATATGAGACTTTATTTAAATCACTAGTTAATAATTTATAAAATTCAGAATTTTCTACAATACTAGAAATTAGTTCACCATCTATTTCATATCTTATTCCATTATTCAAATCAGATTCAACATAAGCAATCAGAAGTCCTGTCAAAGCAATATTGGGATCTCCTTGTTCGAAATACTGATTGAGATCTACCCCATAAGCAGAAATTACATAAGAGGACGCAGAAGGTGTAATAGCAGTTGCTAATTCAAGTGCTTCTTGATCCGCTGGCGCCATTTCTTGTGTTTTTTGCAACATATTTTTTCCTTTCTCAGCCCATTTTTCTCTTACTCTCTTCTTCGCATCTTTAATTTCCTTGAAGAATTTATCTAGCAGCATCTTCCTATTCGTTATTAAATCAGAATATTCGGAAGGTACCTTTTTACCTATAATACTATTCTCGTTACTACTATCCGGCTCAGATAAATTGCCATTATTGCAGCCAGAATAAAATGTTATAACGGCGATAAACAGCAGTAGAAAAAAATAAAAACTAGCATGCTTTTTCATTTTTGCCCCCTTAATTTCATTTGTTAATTAATCCGAGTAATTATTTTTACTTAGCTAAATAATTACTCAATCATATTTCAATACTTCCTTATTGAACATTGTTTGTTTTTGCAAGTTTCTTTTTCATTGATAGAGAAAAGAGAATACTTACTAGCACTATCCAGATCCAGTTTACTTCACCAAACATATAATAGGAAACTACAAATAGTGACGCCGAGAATCCGATGAAAATCTTAATAAATACCGCCACCCTATTCTTTTCAATTTTCGTATTTCTATCCAGTGCAAATAAATCTGAAATAAAGGTAATTAATTTCAAGAATCCCTGATCTTTGGAACAGAGTTTTCTTTTCTCGGCAATAACAGCAAGAATTCCAAGTATAAATGCGGCGCCTATAACCGGAATTACAGCTTTCGAATTGGAAACAATTGCGACAGCTGCAACAATCAAAATGAAATAGTGAATAAACGATTGCAGGAATTTGACCAGCAAACGGGGGAAAATTTCTTTGTCCATTTTAATCCCGCTAGATCTTTATAAGCAAGATTAGCCGGGGGCTTCGAGGGGGATTTTTACGGATCGGCTTTCTAAATGCTGCGAGAAATTGCCAAATAAATCTTACAAAGTCAAATTAAATTTTTTAAAGTTTGTATTAATAATCCGGAATCTCGGTACACCCATTCCATTGGAAACCGGAGTTGGTATTATTCATATAAAAAGTTTTTTTGGATAGCCGGAGCATCTATCTTTCGTTTTTAATAATTTGAATATGTGATGGAAAACAATTTGAACAACCAGGAAGATCATAAAGAACCGGGGGAAATAAAGCCTTATCTCTCAATGTCGCCTGTAACGGCTGCGTTCCTCGCACTTGCGGCGGTATTTATTTTATACCAGTTCGGCGGCGCGCTTTTAACATTTGCAATATTCGGACTCGAATTCGAGAAAGCGGATGTTAATTCTGTCCGGCTTCTTACAATGGGCGGCCAGATTTTATTCATTCTCCTGCCGGCTCTTCTATTCGCCCGGTTCGTCTATTCGGATGTAACTTCCGCATTACGGGTGAACCTCCCTTCAATTAAAGGGACACTGCTTTTTGTAGGAGGATTGATACTTCTTACACCTCTGCTTCAGAGCTTTTTATACATTCAGAATTTTATAATTGATAAGCTTGCCGCGAACAGCTCGTTTATAAATACCATTAAAAATTTTATTGATCAGATTGATGAAATGGTTCAGTCAACTTACGGAAATCTTCTCCATGCCGGTTCAATATTCGAAGCATCATTTATAGTTTTTGTTGTAGCAGTTATTCCGGCGTTATGTGAAGAGACATTCTTCCGGGGATTCGTTCAGAAAAGTTTTGAGCATAAATTCAAACCGGTCTGGAGTATTCTTCTTACGTCCGTTTTCTTCGGAATCTATCATTTTAATCCTTACGGACTAATCGCGCTGATAGCACTCGGAGTCTACTTCGGATTTGCCGCTTACATAAGCAACTCAATTTTCATCCCTATGATTCTTCATTTCCTAAATAATTTTTTCGCTGTATCAGCTTTCCTTTTACTTGGCGACGAGGACCTTATCAGTTCCAAAGTAACTCCCGATCACGATATTCTCTTCCACGTTATCAGTTTTCTAATTCTCTCACTCATCTTTTCACTTTTCATTTATTACACAAAAAGGAATTACCACAAATTCCGGAAAAAAGAGGAGGAATTATGATCTGTCCAAAATGCGAGTACGAATACGTAGACGGTATTAAAGTATGTGCCGACTGCGGAACAAAGCTAATACCCGTTGAGGAATTCGAAGGGAATCTGCTTCATCCTTCCGATTGGCTCGTTATTACAACCGCTGCCGAACAATACGAAGCTGAAATGTTAAAAGCGAATCTAGAGAGCGCCGGAATAGAAACTTTAATCTATTCCAAGCAGGACCGGAATTTCCCCGCGTCGGGAAGCTGGACGGTTATTAAATTACTTGTCAAGAAAAGTGATTCCGAAGATGCGCTTGTAATAATCAACGATATCAGAAGCGGAGGGCATGACGAGCCGCACGGAGATAAAACGGATGAAGTTCAATAACCTTATTACCAGAATTGTTGTTGCGCTGTTCGGAATTCCTTTACTTGTTTTTATAAGTGTCGTTGGGAAAATACCTTTTCTAATTTTCGCTCTTGTAATCGGACTGGTTTCTTTTTTTGAATTTTCGAAAATGGTTTCAAAGAGAAGATTCCTCCCGGATCAATTTACCGGTTTTATTTCAATCGCACTGATAATCATAAACTCTTTCTACAAGTTTGTCGATTTCGAATTACTGGTGCTGATAATAATTCCTGTTGTTCTTCTATCGGAATTATTCAGGCATAAGGGATCGTCAATAGCAAACATTAGTACAACACTGCTCGGAATATTCTATATAGGCCTCTTCTCTTCCGCGCTAGTATTAATAAGGGAGTATTACAGCGACTCGAATTTTCTTTACGACCAGGGCGGTTATCTTATCATTGCTGTTTTTTTTACAATCTGGGTCTGCGATTCCGCCGCCTATTTTATCGGAAGCGCAACTGGAAAACACAAGGTGCTTCCAAGGGTGAGTCCGAATAAAAGCTGGGAGGGCGCTGCCGCGGGATTTATTTTTTCCATCATTACAATGGTTGTTGCGCAATCGGTCATGCTCAGCTTTTTAACTATAACCGATGCAATAGTTATCGGATTGATTGTGGGATCATTAGGTCAGGCAGGAGATTTTGTTGAAAGCCAGATCAAACGGGATGCGAATGTTAAGGATTCATCCTCGCTGATACCCGGACATGGCGGAATACTGGACCGGTTCGATTCCCTCTTATTCTCAGCACCTGTTATTTATCTTTATTTAAAATTTTTTGTTGAACGATGAATGATGTAAGAATTAATCCAATTAATTTTTACAGATCAATTTTTCTTTTCGGTATACCCGCAATTCTTTTTTATACGGTTCTCAACCATATTATTCCAATTGCGTCAAATAAATTCGGAATCGACTTTGTAATCGCCTGGTTTCTAATCGGCGGATTTGGAGTTTTTATCCCTCTCTTTTTTCTGGCTCTTTATCTTGTTCGTAAGGAACAGGGAATATTGAATCGTAAAATTATTATAGAGCGATTGAGATTAGCAAAACCTGGTAGAAAGGAGATATTTGATTCCCTGATTGCTACAGTGTGGTGTTATCTTTTATCTGCGTTATTAGTGTTAGTGTATAATTTTCTTTCAAGTAATTCAGACTTGAGCGGAAGTCTCAATTCATCTAAAGATCTGTTTAATTTGAATGAGAGAAGTACCGGGGCTCCTTTAATTCTATTAACTTGGTTGCCGTTCTTTTTTTTCAACATTTTCGGAGAGGAATTTTTATGGCGAGGATTTATCCTTCCCGGACAAATTGTTGTGTTCGGCCGCAATGCATGGATTGTAAACGCCATATTCTGGCTGGTATTTCATATCGCTTTCAATTTCGAATTGATCATTACTCTGTTACCTATCTTGTTTATTCTTCCCTATTATGTTCAGAAATCAAATAACACCTGGACAGGTATTATCATTCACGCACTTTACAACGGACCGATTTTCATTCTAATTGCATTGGGAATTATTTCATAAACTTTAATAGAGGTTAAAATGAAATTAGCTTTAAAACTTATCCTCATTATTTTATTCATTACTTCCGGCGCCTTCTACGCTCAATCCCTTGATGATATTAAGAAACAGATCTCAAGAAATGATGAAAGTCTCCAGCACCGACTGGACCGGCTCGAAAAACTTGTTGATGATGTACTCTGGTTTCAAAGGGTTGGCGACGTTGCTTTCATCGACAAGATATTTATGACAGGTCCTCCGGCGGAGAAAGAAAAAAATCCTACCGGTCAGGGTGCAGGTAATCCGGTAAAATTCTGGTCTTATGTTTTCATTCCAAAAGGTATCGACTACAATAAGAAGTATCCGTTAATCGTACTACCGCACGGCGGGGTACATGCCGACTTTACGACTTATTACACTCATATAATCCGTGAGCTGATGTACCAGCAATATATAGTAGTAGCAGCAGAATACCGGGGCTCTACCGGATACGGTGAAGGATTCTATAAAAGAATTGATTACGGAGGACTTGAGAACGAAGACGTGAATGCAAGCCGTCAGTATATTCTTGATAATTACGACTTCGTGGATGCTGACCGTGTCGGCATAATGGGCTGGAGTCACGGCGGACAAATAACCCTCTTCAATATTTTTGATCATCCGAATAAATACAAAGTCGCATTCGCCGGAGTACCTGTCAGCGACCTGATTGCGCGAATGGGATACAAAGACGACAGCTACCGCGCGCTCTTTTCAGCCGATTATCATATCGGTAAAACAGCCGACGAGAATGTTCAGGAATACAGGAAAAGGTCGCCAGCCTGGAATGCTCATAAACTTCGAACTCCCCTTTTAATTCATACAAATACAAATGACGAGGATGTAAACGTTCTGGAGGTTGAACACCTGATCAAATCACTTAAAGCAGAAGGTAAAAAATTCGAATACGAAATTTTCAAGGAAATTCCGGGCGGTCACTCATTCGACAGAATGGATCATAAAACCGGAAGGGAGATAAGAATTAAAATCTATAAGTTTCTCGAAAAATACCTGAATCCCCCGAGGAAAATCACATCCCTTAAAGAAATTGAAAAAGCAGCATACCGTTAATGATTATTGTACCGGGGTATTTAAATATCCCGGTACTTATACACCCTTCTATTCAAAACTATTTCTGTATTTTTGCTGTTATAATTGGAACTCATTTTTGAAAGGACTTAATGCCCGGGAAAAATAAAATCTCTGTCATTACGCTTGGTTGTTCGAAGAATACGGTTGATTCCGAAAGACTTATGAGTCAGCTCAAGCTCAATAAATTCTATCTTACCGACAATACCGACGAAGCCGATTCGATAATAATCAACACCTGCGGATTTATCGACGCTGCCAAGGAGGAATCGGTTAATACTATTCTTTCTGCAATTGAATTGAAAAAGCAGGGTAAGATTAAAAAAGTGGTTGTGGCGGGATGCCTATCGGAAAGATATATGGAGGACCTTAAAAAGGAGATTCCCGAAGTCGATTCTTTTTTCGGTACAGAAGCATACGAAGGAATTGTTAAGGATTTCGGCGGGGACCTTAAATACGAACTACTGGGCGAAAGGCTGATTACCACACCATCTCATTACGCTTATCTTAAAATTTCTGAGGGCTGCGATAATCCCTGCTCGTTCTGCGCAATACCGCTGATGCGCGGATTACATAAATCCAAACCGATGGATGAACTTATTAAAGAAGCTACATTGCTTGCTCAAAAAGGAATTAAAGAAATTAATATAATCGGGCAGGACACTACAGATTACGGCAAAGAGAATAACAGAAGAAACATAGCGGAGCTGCTGAATAAAATTTCGGTTATAGATGGAATTGAATGGATACGGCTTCTCTACGCCTATCCATCCCATTTCCCGGAGGATCTGATTAAAGAGATAGCAGATAATCCCCGGATCTGCAAGTATATCGATATTCCGCTTCAGCACATTTCCGATAACGTATTGAAATCGATGCGCCGTGGTATTACCCGTAGAAGGACAACCGAACTTCTGTATACTTTAAAAGAGAGAATTCCCGGAATTACATTAAGGACCACTTTTATAGTAGGTTACCCGAATGAAACTGAAAAAGAGTTTGAGGAACTTTGTGAATTTGTGAAAGAAATAAAGTTCGACCGTTTAGGAGTATTCAATTATTCAATTGAAGAGAATACTCCGAGTTATATTCTGGGGGATCCAGTTCCACCTGAAGTTAAGGAGGAAAGAAAATCGATACTGATGGAAATTCAGAAAGAGATTTCTCAGAAGAAGAACGAGGAACTGGTCGGCAGATCAATGAAAGTTATAGTTGACGGAAAGGAGGGGAATTGTTATATCGCCCGGTCCGAAAGGGACGCTCCGGAAGTAGACGGCGAAGTCCTTATTGATTCCAGAAAAGAGAATCTAAATGCAGGCCGCTTTTATAACGTTGAAATTTATGATTGCAATGAGTATGATTTATATGGAAAATTAAATCATTCTGCCGGGAACCAATAATTTAATCAGGGCATAAAAACATTTTTCATTATTAATCCACCCGGTTAAGATGAATAAAGGAGTTAGAGTTATGAAACGATTATTTCTGCTGCTGTTAATTATTTCAATTACAATAAATGCTCAGGTGGAATACTCAACCGAAGCAAATCTGACTATCAACGCACCGGTATTTTTTGTTGATTTCGCTAATTACCGGAGCGAAGAAGAATCAAAATCCCGGCTCGATGTATTTATTCAAATTCCATATTCCTCCATTCAGTTCGTAAAAAAAGATAACTTATTTTCAGGCGGTTATACCGTAACACTGACATTCTACGATATCAATAAGAACAATATATTGTTCGAAAGGAACTGGAAAGAAAAAGTTTCAACCGCGGATTTCACTCAGACTGTTTCAAGGAACAATAATAATATTTCATACCGTATGTTCAACCTTAATCCGGGTAATTACACAATAAGGTGTATTCTGGAGGATTCAGATTCCAGAAGAGCAGCTACGCGGGAATTCAAAATAACATTAAAGAATTTCAAAGATTCACTGAGTGTTTCGGATCCTCTTCTTATTTCCGAAATTGTAAAAGATCCTGAAGGAGATAAAATTGTTCCGAATATTGCCAGAGCGGTTTCTAATAAAACAGTTAAACTTCCTTTTTACTTTGAACTCTATTCTAATAAAGACCAGCAGGTAGTACTGGAATACCAGATTGATAACCTGAAGAGCAATGTAACTACCAAGTACATGAGTCCGCAGATGGTCAAAGCCGGCGTTAATTCAATTTACCATACAATTGAAAATGTCGACTTTAAACTCGGTGATTATGTTTTAAACATAATTCTGAAAAATGAATCATGGAAGGAAGTTGCATCATCACAAAAGCAGTTCTATTCCAAAATCTACGGTTTCCCCAGTACTATTGTTGATCTCGACAAAGCAGTAGCCCAGCTGATGTATATCGCATCGCCTGATGAAATAGGTTATATAAAAGATTCCGAGAATTACAACGAGAAGCTGGAGAGGTTCTTAAGATTCTGGGATAAGAAAAAACCGAACAGTACGCTTGAGGAAAATCCGATTCTTTATGAATACTACCGCCGTGTTGAGTATGCGAATAAAAACTTTAAAGGATTCGGCGAAGGCTGGAGATCGGATATGGGACTTATCTACATAACTTTCGGTCCTCCCAATAATGTTGAGCGTCATCCCCTTGCTGCCAATTCGGTTCCGTATGAAGTATGGGATTACTACGACCTTAACAGATCTTTTATCTTTGCAGATCAAACAGGTTTCGGGGATTATAGATTAATGAATCCCGACTTCAGCCGTTGGCCGGGATACAGACAGTAGAAAAGATGATTCTTACAGTAACATTAAATCCGCTTCTGGAA
This Melioribacteraceae bacterium DNA region includes the following protein-coding sequences:
- a CDS encoding glycosyltransferase, whose translation is MEVNEIILFAYIFSMLVLLFFSSHGFVMMYLHYKYRMNHPRSKSEHEEAHVTIQLPMYNELYVVERLINSVCEIEYPKEKLEIQVLDDSTDETVDVVAQIVKKKQDEGFDIKHIRRSSREGFKAGALKEGLKTAKGEFIAIFDADFIPKSDFLINTLKYFTNEKVGLVQTRWEHLNEDYSILTRIQALALDGHFVIEQTVRNKAGFFITFNGTGGVWRKECIEDAGNWKADTLTEDLDLSYRAQLKGWKFVYLRDFTTPAELPLEMNALKAQQFRWTKGYIETAKKIIPLVWRSDIPLKLKLHSTFHLTNNIVFPFILLVAILNVPLIFIKNAGPYWSFFNFMAIFIIAFIGSFLFYTYSQKDVYPDWRKKIALFPLFMAGTMGLAINNTRAVIEGLLSRKSEFVRTPKYKVVDKKDDAAKNKYLKGTKVQVSTYVELLMALYCLIGVSASIYFLEFASLPFQLMFFFGFASVSVLSLRQAFLKKQAG
- a CDS encoding tetratricopeptide repeat protein, whose amino-acid sequence is MDTSEKDLSAGKIKLIYEFNNSSPLFARVAAEISEQGNILEAISILEKGISSYPDYASAYFILALSKAYSGNQKEAIAAARKGAGIIGSNEVLDHYLTKIEKIIQERNSITRTKPADFDEPVTNTESDEPKFEDQLEILAKKLTGAKINYNPEDDSSPKINLEEYQGEKIASDTLAEIYLSQKKYHEALSVYKELVRKNPERTDDYILKIAEIQNKIDEDSGIILL
- a CDS encoding DNA-3-methyladenine glycosylase, producing MNWQANKKLPLKFYQRELHKVAKELLGKFLVRKTGKNILAGRIVELEAYDGSTDRASHSYNGITKRNQVMFEGGGKLYVYFTYGMHFCANVVTGGLNEGKAILIRAVEPVEGIEIMKFNRYGKKEITSEEIQNLCNGPGKVCRAFGINREHNGMDLTGEEIFITGSGRLKEELIKTSERIGIKKSVDLPWRYYISDNQFVSKTSAGKRRI
- a CDS encoding glycosyltransferase family 9 protein, whose translation is MKSPEKILIVRTDRIGDVVLTLPLAGILKKYFPGSKISFLVRSYTKPLVENNPCIDEVITLNQNDGKAEILSNVKKLRSRFDLAVIAYPTFRIALILFLAGIKTRIGSGYRWYSFLFNRKVYEHRKKSDRHELEYNIRMLRTIGIDEGVDPGSVQFNLQTELKSRQIVDSLLHSRKIDPSKKIVIIHPGSGGSSVDLPFERMKKLISLMARELDVEILITGSSGEKELCESLVVNRKTKNFAGLFQLPEMIVLIERADIMIANSTGPIHIAAALGKKVIGFYPKIDSCSDTRWGPYTLKKKIFTPAIDCRNCTREHCEKLNCMSSINIEEVFDSVKLFLTKN
- a CDS encoding DUF3108 domain-containing protein, with product MKMRNIFYSLTVLLIVTASVKDSIAQKSEFRVIENKAFKVGEVLTFDVKYGFVTAGVAEFSIPKITKLAGRETYNVVFKVNSVPAFDPFYKVRDRYETYLDVEGIFPWRFEQHIREGGYSRDFSAFFDQRKGKAKTSEGQYDIPRYVNDIVSAFYLARTFDYSEMKSGEKIHLQNFYKDKVYPLEVVYHGKERITVEAGTFDCIILEPLAKEGGLFKSEGTMLLWVTDDNIKMPVKVKTKVIIGSIDAELTAYKGLAGDLKAKKLK
- a CDS encoding type II CAAX endopeptidase family protein; translated protein: MENNLNNQEDHKEPGEIKPYLSMSPVTAAFLALAAVFILYQFGGALLTFAIFGLEFEKADVNSVRLLTMGGQILFILLPALLFARFVYSDVTSALRVNLPSIKGTLLFVGGLILLTPLLQSFLYIQNFIIDKLAANSSFINTIKNFIDQIDEMVQSTYGNLLHAGSIFEASFIVFVVAVIPALCEETFFRGFVQKSFEHKFKPVWSILLTSVFFGIYHFNPYGLIALIALGVYFGFAAYISNSIFIPMILHFLNNFFAVSAFLLLGDEDLISSKVTPDHDILFHVISFLILSLIFSLFIYYTKRNYHKFRKKEEEL
- a CDS encoding DUF2007 domain-containing protein produces the protein MICPKCEYEYVDGIKVCADCGTKLIPVEEFEGNLLHPSDWLVITTAAEQYEAEMLKANLESAGIETLIYSKQDRNFPASGSWTVIKLLVKKSDSEDALVIINDIRSGGHDEPHGDKTDEVQ
- a CDS encoding phosphatidate cytidylyltransferase encodes the protein MKFNNLITRIVVALFGIPLLVFISVVGKIPFLIFALVIGLVSFFEFSKMVSKRRFLPDQFTGFISIALIIINSFYKFVDFELLVLIIIPVVLLSELFRHKGSSIANISTTLLGIFYIGLFSSALVLIREYYSDSNFLYDQGGYLIIAVFFTIWVCDSAAYFIGSATGKHKVLPRVSPNKSWEGAAAGFIFSIITMVVAQSVMLSFLTITDAIVIGLIVGSLGQAGDFVESQIKRDANVKDSSSLIPGHGGILDRFDSLLFSAPVIYLYLKFFVER